Part of the Rhodococcus sp. OK302 genome is shown below.
CGTTCCGGGCCTGCGGGAGTTTCTGGTGAGCAACCTCGTCGTGGTTCTCGAAAAGAAATAACGTGCGCCTCGCACTCGACATCGGTGGCACCAAGATGGCTGCCGGCGCCGTACGGGAGGACGGAAGAGTCCCCGATGTCGAGACCGTGCCAACTCCCGACACAGACACCTGGGCCACCTGCGCGGCATTACTTCGGAGAGTTGCCGACGGCAGAAAAGTCGACGCGATCGGGATCGCCTGCGCCGGCCCGGTCGATACCGTCGGCGGCGTCGTTGCACCCATCAACATCAGCGAGTGGGCCCGAGGGTTCCCGCTGGTCGAATCCGTAGAAGCGCTTTTTCCGGGCGCCCACACAGCGCTTGCGATGGACGGCGCTGCCGCGGCGCTGGCCGAACATCATCACGGCGCCGGACGCGGAATCCCGAACCTCCTGAGCCTGGTCGTCTCCACGGGAATCGGCGGCGGAGTTGTCCTCGGTGGACGCATTGCTACCGGTCGCACCGGCAATGCCGGCCACATCGGGCACCTGGTTGTCTCCGGCACCAGCTCTGTCCCTGGTGCCGACGAACCCTGCAGTTGCGGTGGCGCCGGCTGCCTCGAGACCGTCGCGAGCGGTCCGTCGGCCGTTCGGTGGGCGAGAACTCAGGGGTGGACCGGCAGCACCGGACTCGATCTTGCCGAGGACGCGCGCGGTGGTGACCCCGTAGCAACTGCGGCGCTTGCGCGAGCAGGCCACGCCTTGGGGATCGCGATCGCGTCCGCCGCGGCTCTACTGGATGTGAACCTTGCCGTCCTGGGCGGCGGGTTCTCCCAGGCCGGCCCACCGCTGTGGGAACCGCTCCTCGAAGCGGCTGCCCGACATGCCCGATTGTCATTCATCTCGGACCTGAGCATCGTGCCCGCTCAACTCGGGACTGCCGGAACTCTGACGGGCGCCGGACTGCTGTCCCTCGACGTCGATATCTGACACGGGTTCCTTCCCGATTTCTGCAAGGCAAGTCCCAGTAAACGGATGCCGTCTGGTACTTATTTCTGTAACGTGTTTTAGTGTTCCGACTCACACATCGCAGGCTTGGCACACGACAACAGTGGAAGGAGGTGACCATGAGTTCCGACGTTGCCTCAGCAGACGAAGCTGAACATCTCGCTCAGGTCGCCCGACCGAGCAGTTCCCAGCGTGACACCGAAGACCTGCGTGAGCGCCTCGAGCGATGGATGGCGGCCAAAGTACCGGCCGGATCCAGCGTGACCGTCGGCGACGTCACCTTGCCTGCCGCCAACGGCATGTCCAGCGAAACCATCCTCTTCGACGCAACGTGGGACGGCGAGCACCA
Proteins encoded:
- a CDS encoding ROK family protein; this translates as MRLALDIGGTKMAAGAVREDGRVPDVETVPTPDTDTWATCAALLRRVADGRKVDAIGIACAGPVDTVGGVVAPINISEWARGFPLVESVEALFPGAHTALAMDGAAAALAEHHHGAGRGIPNLLSLVVSTGIGGGVVLGGRIATGRTGNAGHIGHLVVSGTSSVPGADEPCSCGGAGCLETVASGPSAVRWARTQGWTGSTGLDLAEDARGGDPVATAALARAGHALGIAIASAAALLDVNLAVLGGGFSQAGPPLWEPLLEAAARHARLSFISDLSIVPAQLGTAGTLTGAGLLSLDVDI